CGCGCGGCAGCAGGGTCCCCTCCAGCACGAGGATCTCCGCGAGCGACTGGCCGTCGACCAGTTCCATCACGATCCACGGACGACCGTCCTGCTCGACCACGTCGTGGACAGTGATCACGCTCGGGTGGTCGATGCGCGCCGCAGCCCTGGCCTCCTGCTGCATCCGGGAGAACAGGGTGTGCAGGTCCACGTCGGGCATCCCGCTCACGTGCAGCTCCTTGACCGCGACCTCGCGGTCAAGGAGCTGGTCACGGGCACGCCACACCACACCCATCCCCCCGCGGCCCAGGACATCGTCCAACAGGTAGCGCCCTGCCAGCAGGCGGTCAGGACCCTCCTCGGACGTATGTGCGGCCATCGTGGGACCTACCCCTCAGGATTCCCACTGTCCTACTACGACGTGTGCGTACCACCAGTTTCGCCCTCCGCCGTCCGACTGGCACCTTTCGCCGTTCCAGCCGGGCCGACACCCCCGAATCGGGCAGCGGCCCCGTCTGTGTTCGGGTGAGGGCCAGGGAGTCGGGACGTTCACCGAAAGCGGAGGCACCAGCTGGCGGGGCTCCATCGTCTACACCAGCGATTCACCCGAATTCGCGCAGCTCACGGGGGTCGCGGGGGCCTTCGAGTGGGAGGTGGACGAGAGGGGCAAGGCCCACGGCCAGATCTGGGCCTGGAAGTAAGCCCGACTCCCAGGACGTCGTGGTGCCCACACCTGTCCCGGGCGCCACGACGTGGACAGCTCGCGGGGCTGCCGATTGCAGTCGGTCAGCAGGCGACGAGGCCGGTCCAGCGTCGGACCGTTGCCGTCAGGCTCGTTTGGCGTAGTCCGCGAAGCCCTGCCAGTCGATCACGACACAGGGCTCATCACCAACGATCCACGCATCGTGCCCAGGGGGGCAGACCATGAAGTCGCCCGGCCCGTATTCCATTTCCTCGCCGCCGTCCATGACGATCTTCATGCGGCCGGAAATGAAGTAGCCCATGTGAGCGGCCTGGCAGCTCTCGGTCTGGGCGATGGGCTTGACGTGCTTGGACCACTGCCATCCTGGTTCGAACGTTGCCCGGCCCACCGGCCCTTCATCGAGATTGACCAGTTCGAGCTTGCCCTTGCCCTCCTCGAACGGGCGGACCTCCTCGGGCGAATCAAGGCTCATACGGACCAGACCAGCCATCTCTCACGCTCCCACTTCTTCGGCACTGACAATTCCGCTACTCAGCGGCTCCGCTTTCAGGGCACACCACACGCAGCCCTACGTCCACGCCGACGCACGACTTCCCCACGCTCCCCCACCCAAGTGGCCCACAGCGCCGATCAAGTCATCCCGTTCTACCGGCCGAAGGGCCGCGGACCAGCATCCCGGGCGTGAGTATCCCCTCCGAGCCCGACCCGTTGTCCCTCCTCTTCGCCGAGCCCGCCCACCGCACCGAGATCCTGATCAGTCATGCGAGGGTGTCCACCGGCGGCCCTAGCGGGGCCTCTGCGCTTGCCGGGGTCGGTACGAAGTCGTCCGACTCGAAGCCGCGGAAGCCGCCACCGTTGAAGGAGACCCGTTGGCGCGGGCGTCAGGTGCGTACCGCGACGCTGGCGCCGGCTACCCGGCCTGTCGCCGCCGCGGTGTTCAAGGCGGCGAGCCGGGCAGCCTGATCTTCGCCGGGGATGTCCGGCAGGCCAACGTCGCCGCAGTACAGCACCAGCCAGCCCAGGCCCTCGGCGGCGTCCAGGAACCCAGGCGGGAGCGCCACGGTGTCCGTCGAGACAACGGCGCCGTCCTGAATGATCTCTGCGTGTGCGGCGGTGGATGAGCGCGGGACGAGATGGACCGACCATCCCGGTGCCGCTCCCGGGACCTCGTGCAGGTCGCAGGACCAGGCGAAGCCCTCACTGTGCAACAAGGAGAGCTGAGGGTCGGGTGCTGCAGTGCCCGCCTGGTCCCGTGGACCGGGGTCTGCGGGAAGCTCGGCGATCAGGGTTGGCCGTACGGTGCGGCCGTGCCAGACCATGACCGCGGTGATGCGCCCGGCCAGGCCCACGCTTCCACGTGGGGGGCTGGCCTCGGCCCGGGACGTCATCGCTCTCTTCCGTCGTTCGGGGCGGCGGGCCGGGCCTGTTCCGGCACAGGTGCGGTGGGCTCGTTCTCGTCGGGCTCACGGCTCCCCGCTTCGCAGGGACCCGATAGACCAGCCATGGGAGTGCCGAGGAGGGCATAGCCCTGCTCGCGGTGGCCGGGTAGGCGGATCACTCGGCGGCCTCCAGAGGTCTCGGTAGGAGCCCCGTCTCGCGCGGGCCGCGCGGCAATGGGGACGCGATGGTGTCGTGAGCGCCCGGGATACCTCGGGCGCGGTGACGACGGGGCGACCGAGGTGCCCGGGTTCGGCAGGAGTCGCGGCGCCCTGGGCGGGGTTCACGAGGCGGCGGGCTCAGCCCGCCCGGCGGCCGCCTCGCGGGCGCGCACACGGCGCCGCACCCGCCTCAGGAGCGTTAGCACGGCCGCAGCGAGGCCACTGGAGGCCAGGAGCAGCACCGCGAGCAGCAGCACGGCCGCGCTGTGCACGGCGAACGCCAGCGCCAGCGCGACCCACCCGACGGCCCACGCCCATAGCACGGCCCAGTGCCGTGTCCGGTGCCGCCGCGGCGCCCACTGGTCGAACCCCTCCAGGAGCCGCGCCAGGTCGGGTTGCTGGGCGGCAAGTTGCTCCTCGATGCCGGCCAATTCCCGCCGGTTATGGATAGACAGCATCACGCGCCTCCCATCTGCGCCGCTCTCTTACATGGTCTCTGCCCGCGGTGGCGGCGCACACACGGCGTGGTGCGATGTGTCAGGTGCGGATGTGGCCGTTTTGGCCGTCGTGGTGGTCCGCGCTCTCGTCGTCGAACCAGTGGCCGCCCTCGGCGAGGTACCGGAACGCGGTGGTCTGGCCGGCGGGCAGGACGGCGGCCACGGCGCGGCTGCCGTCCTTTCGTGGCCGGAAGGGGTGGGCACCGGGGGTCCAGTCGTTGAAGTCGCCGACGACGCTTACCGCGCCCGGGTCGGTGCCGGGCAGCACGAAGGTGACCTTCGTGCCCTGCTTGACGGACTCGCGCTCCAGCATGAACAGCTCCAAGAGTGTGTGGTTGGGGAGAACTGCGGGGAGAGAGGAGCGTCGGGAGCGGTGGCGAAGTGCTCTTGCAGCAGCCACCCGGCCACCGACGACCAGACGATCACGTTGCCGGCCCCCGGCGTACTGGCGGCCTGCCTTCGAGGAGAGCTTGTGGAAGATCCACGAGGGTCAGCCGAGCACGAGCAGCTGGCGGACCCGGTCATGCCACGGAGTGGGTGACTGTGCCCGTGTAGGTGCCGCCCACGGCCGCGGCCGGCAGGGCAACAACGAGCGTCGGATTCCACGTGGCGGAGTTGTCACCCACACCGACGGTCAGGGTGTAGGCAGTGCGGGACGTGTCCAAGGTCGCCGCGACCAAAGCGGTGGCTTGTCCTGGGGTGAACGTACCGACCCCACTGGTCGCCGTGGCGACACCGGACCAGTACGACACACCGGCGGCGGGGATCGTCTCGGCAGACGTGCCTCCGCCGGTGGTGAAACTGGAAGAGGTCACCGAAGTCGTCCAAGCCGCCGTCAGCAGGGCCCGGTTGTCGCTGACCGAGACCGCACCCAGCTGCGCGCTGACCGTTCCGCCCGGGGTGCTGGTGCCGAGGGCCGCACTTGCCGGGATGGTGATCCCGAGCGCGCCCCCGGACACAGTGAAGGTGGTGGTGGTTCCTCCGCTGCTGGCCGCATTCGAGGGCGCGGCGGACGCACCCACCAGCAGCACACCGACGGCCGCAGCCACGGGCATACCTGGTCGCATGGAAAACTCCTCCTCCGGTATGGCCTGGACC
This genomic interval from Streptacidiphilus rugosus AM-16 contains the following:
- a CDS encoding cupin domain-containing protein, which produces MAGLVRMSLDSPEEVRPFEEGKGKLELVNLDEGPVGRATFEPGWQWSKHVKPIAQTESCQAAHMGYFISGRMKIVMDGGEEMEYGPGDFMVCPPGHDAWIVGDEPCVVIDWQGFADYAKRA
- a CDS encoding DUF3040 domain-containing protein, which gives rise to MLSIHNRRELAGIEEQLAAQQPDLARLLEGFDQWAPRRHRTRHWAVLWAWAVGWVALALAFAVHSAAVLLLAVLLLASSGLAAAVLTLLRRVRRRVRAREAAAGRAEPAAS
- a CDS encoding isoamylase early set domain-containing protein, whose protein sequence is MELFMLERESVKQGTKVTFVLPGTDPGAVSVVGDFNDWTPGAHPFRPRKDGSRAVAAVLPAGQTTAFRYLAEGGHWFDDESADHHDGQNGHIRT